TGTTGTCGGATTTGAACACGCTGGTCAGGCGCAGGTTGCCCACGTTGGCGCTGCCGACTGTCAGCGGTTTCTCCCGATAACGCGACACTTCTTCGGCCACTTCGCTGAGGCTGGCGTTGTTGAACACCAGTTTGCCGCTGCGCCATGCGGTCAGTTCCGCAGGGTTGACCATATAGGCGGTGGCCACCTTGCCCTGGGCATTGATGCGAGTGCCGAAGCCGGCGGTGAGGCTGACGAAATCATCGCCACCCCCTTGAACCCTGACCGTGCCCTGCTCCACCGCGACCCGGGTTTCGGCGCTGTCGCGGCGCACATCGAACCGGGTGCCGGTGACCGTGACCCTGCCGCTGCCCGCCTCGACCACGAACGGTCGACTGCTGTCGTGCTCGACGCTGAACATCGCCTCGCCTTGCGTCAACTCGATGCCGCGACGGTCCTTTTCATAGCGCACCTGCACCCGGCTGCGGCTGTTCAGATCAATCACCGAACCGTCCGGCAACGCCACATGACGACGCTCGCCAAGGGCCGTGGAATATTCAGCCGTGTAGGTCGCCGGAGGGTTCAAGCCGCTGAACAGCCCCAGGCCGAGCGCCACCGCCAACACGCTGGCGGCCACCGCGTAACGCACCAGCGGACGACGTTTACTGCGCACCGCCGGGGTTTCACACAAGGCGTGCAGACGCTTGGCCGGCAATCGATCGGCCGCCACCCACAGGTTCTGGAGTATCTGATATTCGTTGCGATGCTGAGGGTGTTCGTCCAGCCAGCTCTCGAAGCGGCGCTGCTCTTCGGCGCTGGCGGCAGGTTCCTGCAAACGCACAAACCACCGCGCCGCGTCGTCGCGAACCGTTGTTTGCCCGCACGCACAATCACGAGTATCCATCATGGCTGTGCCCCGTCCAGACGATCACGCAGATGCCGCAGGGTGCGGATCATATACTTTTCCACCATGTTCCTGGACAGCCCCAGGCGCTCGGCGATTTCGGCCTGGGTCAGGCCTTCGATCTTCTGCCAGACGAACACCTTGCGGCAGTTGAGCGGCAACTCGGTGAGCGCCCGCTCGATGGAATCCGCCAACTGGATCGCGTGCATGAAATGCTCCGGGTCGCCGGACGACGACACACTGTGATCGATCGCCTCCGACTCCATGGCGCCCCGCCGATCCTCACGCCGATAACCGTCCACCGCGATGTTGCGCGCGGTCTGGTGCAAATACGCCCGAGGTTGCTGCACCGCCGCCGAATCGGACTC
The Pseudomonas sp. GR 6-02 genome window above contains:
- a CDS encoding FecR family protein, whose protein sequence is MMDTRDCACGQTTVRDDAARWFVRLQEPAASAEEQRRFESWLDEHPQHRNEYQILQNLWVAADRLPAKRLHALCETPAVRSKRRPLVRYAVAASVLAVALGLGLFSGLNPPATYTAEYSTALGERRHVALPDGSVIDLNSRSRVQVRYEKDRRGIELTQGEAMFSVEHDSSRPFVVEAGSGRVTVTGTRFDVRRDSAETRVAVEQGTVRVQGGGDDFVSLTAGFGTRINAQGKVATAYMVNPAELTAWRSGKLVFNNASLSEVAEEVSRYREKPLTVGSANVGNLRLTSVFKSDNTDALLKALPSILPVTIRTLDDGSQEIISR
- a CDS encoding sigma-70 family RNA polymerase sigma factor, which encodes MTPKLPRRPGFFEHYEELIGTWTRRLRNRQQAEDLAHDTFVRVLESDSAAVQQPRAYLHQTARNIAVDGYRREDRRGAMESEAIDHSVSSSGDPEHFMHAIQLADSIERALTELPLNCRKVFVWQKIEGLTQAEIAERLGLSRNMVEKYMIRTLRHLRDRLDGAQP